A genomic window from Sphingobacterium spiritivorum includes:
- a CDS encoding glycoside hydrolase family 30 protein: MILTFLFSCLLTVGSCNRESYAPSNGYSSAESGDVTVYVTTNNRSYDFQKEFKPFSTKFNMSPNTITLDPAVKFQTMDGFGAAITGSTCYNLMKMKKEDRTAFLKETFSDKEGMGMSYIRIAIGCSDFSLSEYTCWDTPGIENFGLQSEEKDYIIPVLKEILAINPDLKIIGSPWTSPRWMKVNNLTELKAYNSWTGGQLNPAHYQNYGTYFVKWLQAMAAQGIKVEAITPQNEPLNKGNSASLYMTWEEQKAFVKQALGPQLRAAGLQTKIYAFDHNYNYDNIASQNDYPVNIYKDQEAASYFAGAAYHNYGGNKSELLDIHQQRPDKELIFTETSIGTWNDGRNLSTRLMEDMQEVALGTVNNWSRAVIVWNLMLDTEKGPNREGGCQTCYGAVDINSANYKTITRNSHYYIIGHLSSVVKPGATRIGASGYTADGLLYSAFQNVDGSYAVVLLNNSNENRAITLNDSKNHFSYQVPAKSVVSYRWTSK, encoded by the coding sequence ATGATTTTAACATTCCTGTTTTCGTGCCTGCTGACTGTGGGATCATGCAATCGCGAAAGCTACGCTCCTTCCAACGGTTACTCATCTGCAGAAAGTGGAGATGTCACAGTATATGTTACGACTAACAATCGTAGTTATGATTTCCAAAAGGAATTCAAACCATTCAGTACCAAATTTAATATGTCGCCCAATACGATTACATTGGACCCCGCAGTCAAGTTTCAGACGATGGACGGATTTGGTGCGGCAATAACAGGATCCACCTGTTATAATCTGATGAAGATGAAAAAGGAAGACCGTACAGCTTTTCTGAAAGAAACATTTTCAGATAAGGAAGGTATGGGGATGAGTTACATCCGTATAGCTATCGGATGTTCGGATTTCTCCTTGAGTGAATATACCTGCTGGGATACACCGGGAATAGAAAACTTTGGACTACAATCGGAAGAGAAGGATTATATTATTCCGGTATTGAAAGAGATACTCGCTATTAATCCTGATCTGAAAATCATAGGATCACCATGGACCAGCCCCCGATGGATGAAAGTAAATAACCTGACTGAGTTAAAAGCGTATAATTCATGGACCGGAGGTCAGCTTAATCCTGCACATTATCAGAATTATGGAACTTACTTCGTAAAATGGTTGCAAGCTATGGCTGCACAGGGCATAAAAGTGGAGGCGATTACGCCTCAGAATGAACCGTTGAACAAAGGAAATTCTGCTTCTTTGTATATGACCTGGGAGGAGCAAAAAGCTTTTGTAAAACAAGCACTGGGGCCACAATTGAGAGCTGCAGGTCTGCAGACAAAAATATATGCCTTTGATCATAATTATAACTATGATAATATTGCCAGCCAGAATGATTATCCGGTCAATATTTATAAAGATCAGGAAGCTGCATCTTACTTTGCCGGAGCGGCTTATCACAATTATGGTGGTAATAAATCGGAGCTACTGGATATTCATCAGCAACGACCTGACAAAGAGCTGATCTTTACAGAGACTTCTATAGGCACATGGAATGACGGTCGTAATCTGTCCACACGGTTAATGGAAGATATGCAGGAAGTTGCACTGGGTACAGTCAATAACTGGAGCAGAGCCGTGATTGTCTGGAATCTGATGCTGGATACAGAAAAGGGACCGAATCGTGAGGGCGGATGTCAGACTTGCTATGGTGCTGTAGATATCAATTCGGCAAATTATAAGACAATTACCCGTAATTCACATTATTACATTATCGGACACCTGTCATCGGTCGTAAAACCGGGAGCAACACGTATAGGAGCATCCGGATATACAGCTGACGGATTGCTGTATTCCGCTTTCCAGAACGTAGATGGTAGTTATGCAGTAGTATTGCTGAATAATTCGAATGAAAACCGTGCGATTACATTGAATGACAGTAAAAATCATTTTAGTTATCAGGTACCTGCAAAATCTGTGGTATCCTATCGTTGGACTTCTAAATAA
- a CDS encoding DUF5125 domain-containing protein gives MKKSILAGFLLLHSVGIFYSCKKDEKLSPGNPEMMLKSELKTALFGDSLSFEVQVSDATVPLSTLKAQLYYTDDQVAETVIRTKENGTYSGKIFIPFYKNVPNGTATLKLVLQNISKTITEQSLDLVVSRPDFPYLTLVAEGKEYKMQKKTANQYAATEVFPFSVKGYIKAPKVGANGNEMNFGWESNAIALGSTSPIPFSNSSSGTYTIAFNTFNYEASPFIIAYAINQKVLNRVNDDNFRTDLTINKGDQVTIDGFSDLKDWWIDPDFFTKDSNGKLTFNAINGNYRITANFPNKYFIVEALDGSNYASLKADGTGAIWIIGEGVGKPSVANNQVGWNTDKALCLAPIGNKKYQVTFRGKETIKLDNINFKFFHQKGWGGEFGSAAIKTSGDLIFIGNGSNGRDSGNLGLLTGKTLEDGKTYVLTVDVSAGNTAAVLTVQAK, from the coding sequence ATGAAGAAAAGTATTCTAGCAGGATTTTTACTGCTGCATAGCGTAGGAATCTTTTATTCCTGTAAAAAGGATGAAAAATTAAGCCCCGGAAACCCGGAAATGATGCTGAAATCAGAATTGAAAACGGCTCTATTTGGAGATAGCCTTTCCTTTGAAGTACAGGTGTCTGATGCTACTGTGCCCTTGTCTACGCTCAAAGCTCAATTGTATTATACAGATGATCAGGTGGCCGAAACGGTTATACGAACCAAAGAGAACGGAACATATTCCGGAAAAATCTTTATCCCGTTTTATAAGAATGTACCTAATGGTACTGCTACATTGAAACTGGTCTTGCAGAATATCAGTAAGACTATTACCGAACAATCTCTTGATCTTGTCGTGAGTCGTCCGGATTTTCCTTACCTGACTTTGGTTGCTGAGGGGAAAGAATATAAGATGCAGAAAAAGACAGCTAACCAATATGCGGCAACTGAGGTTTTTCCATTTTCTGTTAAGGGATATATCAAAGCACCCAAAGTAGGGGCAAATGGTAACGAAATGAACTTTGGATGGGAGAGTAACGCAATCGCACTTGGATCCACTTCTCCGATTCCTTTTTCCAATTCTTCATCAGGTACATATACCATTGCATTTAATACCTTTAATTATGAAGCATCTCCTTTTATTATTGCTTATGCGATTAATCAGAAAGTCCTGAATAGGGTCAATGATGATAATTTCAGGACAGATCTGACTATAAATAAAGGTGATCAGGTAACTATTGATGGTTTTTCGGATCTTAAAGACTGGTGGATTGATCCGGATTTCTTTACAAAAGACAGCAACGGCAAACTGACTTTTAATGCCATAAATGGTAATTATAGAATTACGGCTAATTTTCCGAATAAATATTTTATCGTAGAAGCGCTGGACGGAAGTAACTATGCTTCATTGAAAGCGGATGGAACAGGAGCGATCTGGATTATCGGTGAAGGAGTAGGGAAACCGTCGGTAGCGAATAATCAGGTTGGTTGGAATACAGATAAAGCTCTTTGTCTGGCACCAATAGGAAATAAGAAGTATCAGGTTACATTTAGAGGAAAGGAAACGATAAAACTTGATAATATTAACTTTAAATTTTTCCATCAAAAAGGATGGGGCGGTGAATTTGGTTCTGCAGCCATTAAAACCTCCGGAGATCTGATCTTTATCGGTAACGGATCCAATGGCAGAGATTCCGGAAATTTGGGACTGCTTACAGGTAAAACCCTGGAAGATGGAAAAACTTATGTATTGACTGTGGATGTCAGTGCCGGTAATACAGCTGCAGTACTGACTGTTCAGGCTAAATAA
- a CDS encoding DEAD/DEAH box helicase, with protein sequence MKFTEFGLAPLLEEGLDSMGYLDATPIQGQAIPVILQDKDLIACAQTGTGKTASYLLPILHKIEVRKSEHVNTLILAPTRELALQIDQQIMGLAYFTGATSIAVYGGGDGMGYEQQKRAIREGVNIIVATPGRLIAHMTSGKFDFSKLEHLILDEADRMLDMGFYEDILRIISYLPAKRQNLLFSATMPPKIRSLAKQILHDPTEINIAISKPSDGIKQQAYLVYDEQKTELIKTILSDDSYSSVIIFASKKEIVKRLTHELQKKGIAAEAFHSDLEQTQREEVMNKFKGKRLSVLVGTDVISRGIDVVGISLVINYDVPPDPEDYVHRVGRTARAATTGTAITFINTKDQNRFGRIEALIGNEIEKVPLPEGFSEGPVYDPKSRPAKKRFNRKKKPFRKVAKKQD encoded by the coding sequence TTGAAATTCACCGAATTTGGTTTAGCTCCTCTATTGGAGGAGGGGTTAGACAGTATGGGTTATCTTGATGCAACTCCTATACAAGGACAGGCTATTCCTGTTATCCTCCAAGATAAAGACCTTATTGCCTGTGCGCAGACAGGTACAGGTAAAACCGCATCTTATCTCTTGCCTATCTTACATAAAATTGAAGTCCGCAAATCGGAACATGTCAATACCTTGATTTTAGCCCCTACACGTGAATTAGCCCTTCAAATTGATCAGCAGATTATGGGACTTGCTTATTTCACAGGGGCGACTTCTATTGCTGTCTATGGCGGAGGAGACGGGATGGGGTACGAACAGCAGAAAAGAGCAATTCGCGAAGGAGTAAACATTATTGTGGCGACTCCCGGAAGATTGATTGCTCATATGACATCCGGTAAATTTGACTTCTCTAAACTGGAACATCTTATTCTCGATGAAGCTGATCGTATGTTAGATATGGGGTTCTACGAAGATATTCTGCGGATTATCAGTTATTTGCCGGCGAAGCGTCAGAACTTGCTTTTTTCGGCTACAATGCCGCCTAAGATCCGTTCTCTGGCCAAACAGATTCTGCATGATCCTACAGAAATAAATATTGCGATATCCAAACCTTCAGACGGCATAAAGCAGCAGGCATATCTGGTATATGATGAACAAAAAACGGAATTGATCAAAACGATTCTCTCTGATGACAGCTATTCCAGTGTTATTATTTTTGCATCCAAAAAGGAAATCGTCAAGAGACTGACGCATGAATTGCAGAAAAAGGGAATAGCCGCTGAGGCATTTCACTCCGATCTGGAACAGACTCAGCGTGAAGAGGTCATGAACAAGTTTAAAGGCAAGCGTCTGAGTGTACTAGTCGGAACAGATGTGATATCAAGAGGGATAGATGTAGTGGGAATAAGCCTGGTAATCAATTATGATGTACCTCCGGACCCCGAAGACTATGTGCATAGGGTAGGACGTACTGCCAGAGCAGCAACTACCGGTACTGCCATAACTTTTATCAATACCAAAGATCAGAATCGTTTTGGCCGTATAGAAGCATTGATAGGTAATGAAATCGAAAAAGTACCCTTGCCGGAAGGATTTTCCGAAGGACCTGTATATGATCCGAAAAGCCGGCCTGCAAAAAAAAGATTCAATCGGAAAAAGAAGCCTTTCAGAAAAGTCGCTAAGAAACAGGATTAG
- a CDS encoding OmpA family protein, with protein sequence MAKKLHSIYKLLAIGALLSVVISVKAQEQVSLRATADKLYHQYEYYSAARIYEKLVDTKKPRLQDMERLAECYYLIDNYSLAQNWYARIISQGKFSDRSQLIYADLLKMTGNYSAAKEQFRQYGTRTGKADEVTLSIQGADSAVIWMASPTLHKLKNEDGVNTRYSEFGTIPLHNNVLYAGEPSTWSTGISGRTGRPYLRVYSASRDKNATTLLYPNILPDVFNDTEYHVGPVATNKEGNTLFVTRTYPGKDAEKQRSGNYTFNKHNLELIIYTRSGDSWTATPFPYNNKKSYSTGHAALSEDEATVYFASDMPGGMGGVDIWYCIRQPDGSWGKPVNAGPEVNSSGDEMFPSLSGNILYYSSNGFPGMGGLDVFMSEIKENKFSRSKNLRFPVNSASDDFSYVVIHDSRESFYGYLSSNRMGGKGLDDIYSFSFQQPKIHLYLEGQTLNKATSEPLTAVQLTLQNEKGQILQSKLSSQNGEFNFPTDAGLHYSIVGEKLGFHGDSVVFTTPIANRDTTIHLTLHLQPVIEKGISFTLENIYYDLDKSNIREDAKPVLNQLVHTLRDNPSLKIELSSHTDSRATAKYNMKLSQNRAQSAVDYIVSQGIARNRIIAKGYGESRLINMCKDGVKCTDAEHQANRRTEIKVLEY encoded by the coding sequence ATGGCAAAAAAACTACATTCTATATATAAACTACTGGCTATCGGAGCATTGTTGAGCGTAGTAATTTCAGTAAAAGCTCAGGAGCAGGTAAGTCTCAGAGCAACTGCTGATAAACTTTATCATCAATACGAATATTATAGTGCGGCTCGTATTTATGAGAAGCTCGTTGACACAAAGAAACCCCGTCTTCAGGATATGGAGCGTCTTGCTGAATGTTATTACCTTATTGATAACTATAGTCTGGCACAAAACTGGTATGCCCGCATTATAAGTCAAGGTAAATTTTCAGATCGATCGCAACTGATTTATGCAGATTTACTGAAGATGACAGGAAATTATAGTGCGGCCAAAGAACAGTTCCGTCAGTATGGTACACGTACAGGTAAGGCTGATGAGGTGACCCTTTCAATACAGGGAGCTGATTCTGCAGTCATATGGATGGCTTCACCTACCTTACATAAACTAAAGAATGAGGATGGCGTCAACACACGCTATTCTGAATTTGGTACTATCCCGCTTCATAACAATGTCTTATATGCCGGTGAACCCAGCACCTGGAGTACAGGCATTTCCGGACGTACCGGCCGGCCGTATCTTCGCGTGTATTCAGCAAGCCGGGATAAAAATGCTACTACCTTATTATATCCCAACATCCTGCCCGATGTATTTAACGATACAGAATATCATGTTGGGCCTGTCGCCACCAATAAAGAAGGAAATACCCTGTTTGTCACCCGTACCTACCCCGGTAAAGATGCAGAAAAACAACGATCAGGCAACTATACATTCAACAAACATAACCTGGAGCTAATCATTTATACACGATCCGGAGATTCCTGGACAGCCACCCCTTTTCCATATAATAACAAAAAGAGCTACTCTACAGGACATGCTGCACTTAGCGAGGATGAAGCCACAGTTTATTTTGCTTCGGATATGCCCGGAGGAATGGGAGGCGTAGATATCTGGTATTGTATACGTCAACCCGACGGTAGCTGGGGCAAACCGGTAAATGCAGGCCCGGAAGTTAATTCATCCGGGGACGAGATGTTTCCCTCCCTTTCCGGAAATATACTTTATTATTCCAGTAATGGTTTCCCTGGTATGGGAGGACTGGATGTATTTATGAGTGAAATAAAAGAAAATAAATTCAGCAGATCCAAAAATCTTCGCTTTCCGGTAAACTCCGCTTCAGATGATTTTTCATATGTAGTTATTCATGACAGTCGCGAGTCTTTTTACGGATATCTGTCTTCAAATCGTATGGGAGGAAAAGGGCTGGATGATATCTATTCCTTCTCTTTTCAGCAACCAAAAATTCATCTGTACCTGGAAGGGCAAACATTGAACAAAGCTACTTCAGAACCACTCACAGCTGTACAACTGACATTGCAGAATGAAAAAGGGCAAATACTTCAGAGCAAATTAAGTAGTCAAAATGGCGAATTTAACTTCCCAACTGATGCCGGGTTGCATTATAGCATTGTTGGAGAGAAGCTCGGTTTTCACGGAGATTCGGTAGTTTTCACAACTCCTATTGCCAATCGTGATACTACAATCCATCTGACACTTCATTTACAGCCAGTAATTGAAAAAGGAATAAGTTTTACATTAGAGAATATTTACTACGATCTGGATAAATCTAATATCAGAGAAGATGCTAAACCTGTTCTCAACCAATTGGTCCATACTCTTCGGGACAACCCGAGTCTTAAAATCGAGCTTTCAAGTCACACAGACAGCAGAGCTACAGCTAAATACAATATGAAATTATCTCAGAACCGGGCGCAGTCTGCGGTGGATTATATAGTAAGCCAAGGTATAGCCCGAAACCGAATTATAGCTAAAGGCTACGGGGAAAGCAGATTAATTAATATGTGTAAAGACGGGGTAAAATGTACAGATGCAGAGCATCAGGCTAATCGACGAACTGAAATAAAGGTACTTGAATATTAA
- a CDS encoding PorP/SprF family type IX secretion system membrane protein — protein MKYRKYILLTLTGLVGFCKSYAQQSIQFTQYIFNSMSVNPAYAGYKEEWFAQVGLRSQWTGWEGAPKTGTVSIDGILDAQNKRHAVGLNLTADKLGAQAATAIYGNYAFRLQLDDEDTQRLSLGIAAGVTQYSLDGNKLDPNDYNDQIIPRGKISDWAPDIRLGVYYTNPRWYAGVSVQDLFNGTNSGSDYRFNLNTSENLYRTVSMYVISGMLLELSQGVHLRPSMLLKEDFKGPTSLDINTMLIFNSKFWIGAGYRTRAKLFNRAYQDHTVDKLSAMNAITGIAQFYVTERLRIGYSYDAMINRMSGLQNGSHEITLGLTFGSRGASQYLSPRFF, from the coding sequence ATGAAATACAGAAAATACATTTTACTCACACTGACGGGGCTAGTTGGCTTCTGTAAGAGCTATGCCCAGCAGAGTATCCAGTTTACGCAATACATTTTCAACTCCATGAGTGTGAATCCGGCTTATGCAGGCTACAAGGAAGAATGGTTTGCACAGGTAGGCCTGCGTAGCCAGTGGACAGGCTGGGAAGGAGCGCCAAAAACGGGAACGGTCTCAATAGATGGTATTTTAGATGCGCAGAATAAACGACATGCTGTAGGGCTTAACCTCACTGCAGACAAATTGGGTGCACAGGCAGCAACAGCCATCTATGGAAACTATGCTTTCCGTTTACAACTGGATGACGAAGATACACAGCGACTAAGTCTCGGCATTGCAGCGGGCGTCACCCAATACAGTCTTGATGGAAATAAACTGGATCCCAACGATTATAATGATCAGATAATTCCAAGAGGAAAAATATCGGACTGGGCTCCGGATATCCGCTTAGGTGTATACTACACTAATCCCCGCTGGTATGCCGGAGTATCAGTACAGGATCTTTTCAATGGTACAAATTCCGGTTCAGACTACCGGTTCAATCTGAATACTTCTGAAAATCTCTATCGTACGGTAAGTATGTATGTGATTTCAGGTATGTTGTTGGAGTTGAGTCAGGGTGTCCACCTCCGGCCCAGTATGCTGCTAAAAGAAGATTTTAAAGGACCGACATCGCTGGATATAAATACGATGTTAATCTTCAACAGCAAATTCTGGATAGGAGCAGGATATCGTACACGGGCTAAACTCTTTAACCGCGCTTATCAGGATCATACTGTAGACAAACTAAGCGCAATGAACGCCATTACCGGTATTGCACAGTTCTATGTGACCGAACGGTTACGTATCGGGTATTCGTATGATGCAATGATCAACCGTATGAGTGGGCTACAAAATGGATCTCATGAAATCACGTTGGGACTGACATTCGGAAGCCGCGGGGCGAGCCAATACCTGAGCCCACGTTTTTTCTAA
- a CDS encoding T9SS type B sorting domain-containing protein has protein sequence MKNSIKFFLSTAIGMFSLSLYAQNGKNSDFSNNSYFIVSEGTADVIYSESLFIGPNAEWQIDGDLYIYSTKVWIAPTAKITGSGKLILKDPGSNPYYSGWGNQPTLIDANSGEFIKVNITIDNPSNIKLADISDPGYGIQTGINNTASLRVDANIDFNVQGGDILLNGFELMLGSNAQLLNAGSINIPNQNIRGYVVTGNIPGSSLVKSLKQGEKFLFPVGINESSYTPAILTPKAADDIHVGVIDYKAATTIQIKDTEVGMDRIWHIYASKELRADYTLIHQAITNGNLFVDSKAEIMQYSGNGNWIGDVTTLIGTGIHSRQDVLAYAAPTLSGTWMTKFSYKGPEANDDTFTIAYADEYLNKENQLHVLQNDNAGSSPIIVSSVTILSQPQHGKVTVNIDGSITYTPDPGYIGEDSFEYSITDEYGLSDTARVTLNILSRDLHIPNVFTPNGDGINDYFEIIGYEYYDRIGVTIVNRWGNEVYRNSTYDNKWNGSGLNTGTYFYIIEATKGGETRVFKGDVLIKPQ, from the coding sequence ATGAAAAATTCTATCAAATTTTTCCTTAGTACTGCCATTGGGATGTTTAGCCTATCTCTATACGCTCAAAATGGCAAAAATTCCGATTTTTCAAATAACTCCTATTTTATCGTTTCTGAGGGCACAGCGGATGTTATATATTCTGAAAGTCTCTTTATAGGCCCTAATGCAGAATGGCAGATTGACGGAGACTTATATATCTACAGTACTAAAGTATGGATTGCTCCTACTGCCAAAATCACCGGAAGTGGTAAACTTATCCTGAAAGATCCAGGCTCCAATCCTTACTATTCAGGCTGGGGTAATCAACCTACACTGATCGATGCAAATAGCGGAGAATTTATTAAGGTAAATATTACAATTGACAACCCTTCTAATATCAAGTTGGCAGACATTTCAGATCCGGGATACGGTATTCAGACAGGAATAAATAATACCGCAAGTCTGAGAGTAGATGCTAATATCGATTTTAATGTACAGGGAGGGGATATTCTGCTCAACGGATTTGAACTGATGCTGGGATCTAATGCCCAGTTATTGAACGCAGGTAGTATTAACATTCCGAATCAGAATATACGCGGTTATGTCGTGACAGGTAATATACCAGGCAGTTCACTTGTAAAGAGTCTGAAACAGGGGGAAAAGTTTCTGTTTCCGGTAGGTATAAATGAAAGCAGTTACACTCCCGCAATCCTTACTCCAAAAGCAGCCGATGATATCCATGTGGGCGTTATAGATTATAAAGCTGCGACAACAATCCAGATTAAGGATACAGAAGTGGGTATGGACCGTATCTGGCATATCTATGCCAGTAAGGAGCTAAGAGCGGATTACACCCTTATTCATCAGGCCATCACCAATGGAAATCTCTTTGTGGATAGCAAAGCAGAAATTATGCAATATTCCGGCAATGGCAACTGGATTGGAGATGTTACCACATTAATAGGGACAGGTATACACAGCCGGCAGGACGTATTAGCTTATGCTGCTCCCACGCTGAGCGGTACCTGGATGACTAAGTTCAGCTACAAGGGTCCTGAAGCCAATGATGACACCTTTACGATAGCCTATGCAGATGAATATCTCAACAAGGAAAATCAATTACATGTATTGCAAAATGACAATGCAGGATCCAGCCCCATTATCGTTTCTTCAGTCACTATACTCAGTCAGCCGCAACATGGAAAAGTAACTGTCAATATAGATGGTAGCATCACTTATACCCCCGATCCGGGCTACATAGGAGAAGATTCCTTTGAATATAGCATCACTGACGAATATGGTCTTTCAGATACAGCCCGTGTGACACTTAATATCCTTTCCCGCGACCTTCATATTCCGAATGTATTCACTCCTAACGGAGATGGTATCAACGATTATTTTGAGATTATCGGCTATGAATATTATGATCGTATTGGAGTAACCATTGTCAACCGTTGGGGAAATGAAGTATATCGTAACAGTACTTATGATAATAAATGGAATGGCAGCGGTCTGAATACAGGCACCTATTTCTATATTATCGAAGCTACGAAGGGTGGAGAAACACGTGTGTTCAAAGGAGATGTATTGATCAAACCCCAATAA